The genomic region TCGCACCCGTTCCGCGGTCGCATTCCGCCGTAGCATGGCGCCATGGTTCACGTGATCCGCTTGATCATCACCGCTGTCGCGATCTGGCTCGCCGCCCACTGGGTGCACAACATCGAACTCATCAGCCCGGAGAAGAACGGCACCACCGGCAAGATCCTGGTCGTCATCGCCGTGGCGGTGGTGTTCACACTGGTGAACGCGCTGGTCCGGCCGGCGATCAAGCTGCTGTCGCTGCCCCTGGTGGTGCTCACCCTGGGACTGTTCCTGCTGGTGATCAACGCGCTCATGCTCTGGCTGACCGCGAAGATCACCGAGACCACCGACTACGGCCTGCGGGTGCACGGGTTCTGGGCGGCGGTCTTCGGCAGCGTCATCATCAGCCTCGTGAACTGGATTCTGGGCGCCTTCGTCCCAGACCGGGAGCGGAGCTGATCGCACGATACCGCGGAGGCCCGGCACCCAGCGGGTGCCGGGCCTCCGGCGTGCCGCGCCCGGTGTGTTCAGCCGAGCCAGAGGGCCAGCGCGGTGAGGATCGACCACAGCAGCATCGCCAGCCCGGTGTCGCGCAGGGAGGGGATCAGCCCCGGCCCGCCGGCTCCGCCGCGGACCGGATTGTTCGCGCGCACCGCCAGCGGGATCGCCAGGAGTCCGGCCAGTGCCCACGGCGTGCGCGCCACCAGGCCGAGCGAGGCCAGGAACGGCACCAGCATCAGCGCCAGATGCAGTGTCCGGGTGCGGGTGTCACCGAGTTTCACGGCCAGGGTGGTCTTCCCGGTGACCGTATCGGTGGGGATGTCGCGCAGGTTGTTGGTGACCAGTACCGCACTGGAGAACGCCCCGACGGCCACCGCGCCGACGATCCCGGCCCAGTCGATCCGCCGCGCCTGCACGAATTCGGTGCCCAGCACCGCCACCAGCCCGAAGAACACGAATACCG from Nocardia sp. BMG111209 harbors:
- a CDS encoding 1,4-dihydroxy-2-naphthoate polyprenyltransferase — encoded protein: MASAAQWLEGARPRTLPNAIAPVLVGTGAAASIDGAVWWKALLALVVSLALIVGVNYANDYSDGIRGTDDERVGPLRLVGSKVASPAAVRAAAVASLTVAAVVGLVLALTTAWWLLLVGAACLAGAWFYTGGRKPYGYSGFGEIAVFVFFGLVAVLGTEFVQARRIDWAGIVGAVAVGAFSSAVLVTNNLRDIPTDTVTGKTTLAVKLGDTRTRTLHLALMLVPFLASLGLVARTPWALAGLLAIPLAVRANNPVRGGAGGPGLIPSLRDTGLAMLLWSILTALALWLG
- a CDS encoding phage holin family protein, which gives rise to MVHVIRLIITAVAIWLAAHWVHNIELISPEKNGTTGKILVVIAVAVVFTLVNALVRPAIKLLSLPLVVLTLGLFLLVINALMLWLTAKITETTDYGLRVHGFWAAVFGSVIISLVNWILGAFVPDRERS